TTCAAAAAAGCTGATCCGACAGCTGTGAAAGTAGCTGTCACAGCCATCAAGGGGATAGGTCGTCCTTTGACCATTTGGGCTAGACGAATGGCCATATACGTGAAAATTCCCGTCTTCTGGGTTATAGAAACCAGCAGCATCATCGAAAATAATAAAGCCACCGTTTCCCAATCGATAAAACCGAATGCCTCTTTCCATTCATACACATTCGTCATTAATAAGAGGACTCCGCCTGCGAGTGCAACCAGGGCCCTGTTCAATTTCTCCGTCATGATTAACGCATAGCTCGCTACGAATATGAGTAATGCAAGTAAAGTTGCCATACACCTTCCCCTTTTATAAGGACTTTACTTTATACGTATTCAAGGAAGAGTGAAAATATCTACTTCTATCTAAGGCTTAAGCATGCATATAGTGATAATGACAAGCTTAAGAAGGGAGATTTTTATTATGAAAAAATTTACGCAGGGCGTCCTTGGATATGGAATTGGCTCTATCCTTCTGCTGATGATTATTTCCGCGGCTGTACTGGCTCTTTTCCTTCGTTTTACATCTATGGAATATCAAACCCTCAATCAAGCAGCTCTGATCACCGGTTTGAGCATTTTAGCATTTGGTGGAATGATGGCTGCTTACAAAGGGGAGCAGAAAGGGTGGCTTTCCGGGGTTATGACAGGTCTTATTTTCGTGGCGGCTATGGCTTTATTCCAAATCATTTTTGAGAATCAATTTATATCTCTGCCGCAGCTCAGTTATTTCGGAGGGTTGGTTCTAGCAGCCTGGCTCGGAGGAATGATTGGGGTCAATTTGCCAAGACGAACGGCAAAAAGGTAATTGAACATGAAAAATCCCGCTGCAAATACAGCGGGATTGTAATCATTAGTCCTGATTTAGTTTCTCACGAACAGATGAACGATCGAATTTCATTTGCGTTCCATCCTGTACCGTAACAACTAGAGATCCTTCATCTATAGCATGGACCGTACCATGGAGACCTCCGATTGTGATGATTCTATCGCCTTTTTGCAAGTCCGCCTGCATTTGTTGTACTTTTTTCTGTTTCTTTTGCTGCGGACGAATTAATAGGAAATAGAAAATGACAAACATTAGAATAATTGGTAATAAACCGACTAATGTATCCATTTAATTTCCCCCCTTCTAAAAGTTCTTCGCATTTGGTTTATTGAAACCATATTGTTCAAAGAATTCTTCTCTAAAGTCTCCGAGTCGATCTTCTTTAATGGCTTCACGCACTTGCCTCATTAATTTTAACAGAAAATAAAGGTTATGATAAGTAGTTAATCTAAAGCCAAACGTTTCACT
The Halobacillus halophilus DSM 2266 DNA segment above includes these coding regions:
- a CDS encoding TIGR04086 family membrane protein, which translates into the protein MKKFTQGVLGYGIGSILLLMIISAAVLALFLRFTSMEYQTLNQAALITGLSILAFGGMMAAYKGEQKGWLSGVMTGLIFVAAMALFQIIFENQFISLPQLSYFGGLVLAAWLGGMIGVNLPRRTAKR
- the yajC gene encoding preprotein translocase subunit YajC, translated to MDTLVGLLPIILMFVIFYFLLIRPQQKKQKKVQQMQADLQKGDRIITIGGLHGTVHAIDEGSLVVTVQDGTQMKFDRSSVREKLNQD